Genomic window (Arachis hypogaea cultivar Tifrunner chromosome 13, arahy.Tifrunner.gnm2.J5K5, whole genome shotgun sequence):
TAAAGTTATTACAAGCGAACTCTGGTATGCAGATACAGTTTTCGTTTGGGTATTATTTCAGAGCTATTAAAATTGGATAACAATGATGTTTGGTAATTAATTTGTTGAAAGTTCAAATCAAATATTGTATGGTTGGAATTGAAAGATTTGGTTTCTAAGTTTAAATAGTTCAATACGGCAATACAAAATGGATCGTAATTTAAGCACAATTGGTGAAATATAAGATCGCCCACAATAACCATTGGTAGCTAAGAAACTGAGGTATCTAGCATTGAAATTTTGCTTCTTTGTTTACATTGACGAACAGAAGATTAATAACTATAAGCTTCAAAAcatacaaaacaaaaaagaagaaaagtaattcTACAAAATCAGAGTGGGAAAAGAGGAACTAGGGATTATATTGTAAAAACTTGCTCTAATTAAGTACGTTAGATTCATTCATTAATGACGAAGATTGACGAACTAATAATTACCAGCAATGAAATCATCAGCATGAAATTCAAGTTCTTGTTTATTATTAAGCCTCATAAATTCATGATCGATGTCTGTTGTGTCTGGAAACCAAACATCACCAAACTCAGCAGCTTCACAAAGAAGTCCATGCTGCTTCTTGAATCCCTTATGTTCTTCCATGGACGAGGAAttcgaagaagaagaacaagttgtagtagtagtagtagttgttGTTAAGGAGTTGTTCTTGCGTGAAATCCCTGCGAGAGAGTTGCGGCGAGTAGGGTAGGGATGGTTGTGTTCAGCGGTGTATGTAACCAAGAAAATCGTTGGATCCAGATGGTTCCTTTCAACTTGTTTCCTCGCCACGCATCCTTTCGAGCTGCTGCACCTGTAATAGCTCCGTGGATATGGTGAACCCTTGATAGGTTTCTGTCCGTATTTTCGCCACGCCCATGCGTCGCAAACTCCAATATCCGCCGCTGTAACCTCCTTCACCACCCTCTTGTTCATGTTCTTCTTGCTGCatatcattattaatattatGTTAGGGTTCAACAACTAGTTAATTAATTAACCTCATAATTAAGTAAGTAAAATAAACTGAATAAACGTACCTCTTTTTAGGTTTAGAAACTGTGGAAACTTGCTGCAAGTTTTGTTTGATGGCATCTTCGGGTTCTTTGGGGATTATTGGTAACGGTAGGGgatgatgattattattatcATCTTCATTAATATTGTTTTGAATATGAGGGGAAAGAGTGTGGAAAACTGGGTAGAAAGGCTTGTAAAGCTCGTCCAATTCATCAAGGACCCTTGTGGTTTCTGAGAATTCAGGAAAACTACTAGTACTGAAAAGTAGGTCATAATCTTGTTGATGAAAAAGGAAATTAGGGTTTGGATCGTGCTCCATGATGGTGGTGGCAGTTGATGGGCACCCTCTCACAATGGATTCCAGATCCCAGTCCATGAAGCAAGCAAGCTCATCCATCAATAGCAGTCAGGTAGGCAGAGATAATAATTATGGAGAAATCAGATCAAGGTGCCACCAATCAGAAGAGATTAATAAAAGATGTGGTGGGCCAGATGCCTTAACAAAACAAATTGCAAAGGAATTAATTAAtccaatgatttttttttttttgttttttggcaaAGGCTTTTTGAGAAATGTCAACCAGTATGTGTGTCATATATATACGTGAAATGTTAATGGAAGCACACAgtgatttaatattaatttttctaattcaAAAGTTCAAAGTTCAAAGTTCAAAGTAGCAAtagcattttcattttcatttcagtTGACTAACAAAAAAAGTCAATATGGGAGAGCAAGTGGAAGTGAGGAAGCcttcatgtttttcttttttcagcAATTCGGTGctgacctttttcttttcttgtatgTTTGTTTGGGATTGTAGGCGATCACACGGCACCAGATCAGAACAAAGACAATTGGATCAATAATCTCGCGGTTATTAAGCCAATACCACGCTTTTGGTTGGAGCTTCTCATACGTAAAGAGGAcaataatttcaaatttaatatcatAAATAAAGGTACGATTTCACTTTGTTGCATGCCTTCTTGCTATATATTATTATTCCTTTCACGAagcaaattcataaaaaataatatggaactaaaaaggaaattaaagtcTTGTTAATTACTATACGATTATGTTACGTCATGCATGAGAAATATAGTtagattttttggttttttccaaTTCATCTGAGTTGCATCCTAGTTTGAGGGTTTCTTTTTTCTAAATTGGCTGGTTTTGTTTCTTTTTAGGGATGGGGAGGGAGTTGGAAACAAGACAATTGCTTATGGTTTTAGCCAACAACTGTACTGTAAGTGGAGTGGGCAATTCTAATTATTAGTTTGTTACATACCGCACCTATACGGCTATAACATGTACGACACCCTTCACCCTTGCATAGGATTTCATAGCGTTATCATTGTAACTAGttctaataatataattaagCTTCTAACTTTTAAACCCTATGCACGAGATTTAAAACTATAATTCCCCTTATTTGGGCATTCCATTCCACTACCATACTGTCAATTTTAGCTATCGGCGATGGCTATAAATTAAAAggtttaaagtttaaacttaaatttcaaaaattatactatatttaatttgtttaaccATTTATATTGAAGATTAATCATTGAATTGttattcgtataaaatatatattaaaatataaaatatatattaaaaatatataaaataaagttgGTGACAACATCGAAAATCCTAACCTTATTCTTAGATTTTACTTCCGGTACTCTTTAGGTACTCTAATCAGCATGAGAGAACGAGAAAGAGAGCTAGAGAAAGTGGATTGGAAAAATACAGGTTGGGGTAGGTTTAGGCAGTTATGATCCAAAGTCAAGGATTCAAGGATTTGGAACCGAGAAGTGTACGTCCGTTTGGAGAAGAAATCCTTTAGCATGTTTGTGGATGGTTACCAGAAGATATATCGAAACGTGAATTATTTAGCTTATTTTAGTGGACAGGGCGGATCATTGACATATATCTATCAAGGAAGATGAGAAATAGTGCGGTATACCTTTTTGTGTTCATATGATACACCATAAAAAGAGGAGCTATGAAAGCAATTTCAAAAATGAATTGAATGCGATTGCGAGGTCAGAAAATTTTTGTGGGAGAGGCGAGGTATAGACAAGATACTGACCAAGGGAAGAAGGCGGTGGTTGTGGACACTACGATTAGGTGGACTAATGATGGGGTTGTGGAACGTCGAAAAACCAGTGCTCTGGGGGAACAATCAGAAGAACAGAAAAACATGGACACTGAGAAGGGTAAGCATGAAAAATGTGGGACGAAGAAGATGGACGTCTCAATGGTACAGCCTAATTTGAGCTGGTTACAGAAGAGTGTTATCGTTATTATGATGACAGTTATAGACTTTGGTTTGTTGAACATGATAGCTAGTAAGGAGTGGCCTCACGTGATCAAGGTTTGTGAGATGGGAGTATACAAAGCCTTACTAACCTTTGATAGCATTCGCAGTATGGAAGCGGTGCTCGTACTTAACGGGAAAAAACTGTTGAAGTTTTTCTATAGAGTGTGGAAGTGGGAGGAGAATGAACGATGCAAAACTATAAGGGTGTGCCTCGAGTGCTTCGGAGTACCGTTACATACTTGGACAGAAGCTGCGTTCTGTACAATCGGTGAACAGTGGGGAGGTGGTGAATTGTGACGATACAACAAAATCATGTCAGTCATTTAGTGTTGGACGAGTGCAGATTGTCACATGCATGTTCGAGGTCATTCATGAATGGGTACAGATTACTGTAAGCACGGTTGGATTCGATGTGTTCATAAAGGAAGCGGAAACTGAAGTCGATGGCTTACTGCCTTGTGTGATGAAGGATGTGTTGGGAGGCACTGATGGATTTTCTATGGGAGAAAAATGTGCTATGGGAGAGCCTGGAAATCACAGGGGATGGTAATAACAGTAATACACAACTGTCGGAATGGGATGCAACAGCAGCTTTGATGGCGATGACGGTTAGGGAGGAGGATCAACGACAATGTAAAGTTGTAATTCAACATGAGGATTTAAATGAGTGGAgaaacaattttttaaatttgaaaacagCAAGAACAACAGTTAGGTCAATCAATTAAGGTGTGCTGAGGGCTGATCAATCGAGTTTTGCAGCAAGTAATAAGGATGCTAATTCGGATAGAACTGAATTATGGGATTATGGTAGGACCGGGATGGTGGCTGAGGTGAAAATTAATAGCAATAGTAGGAGGGGCGGACGCAGGGCTATTGACACTAATTCTCTACGGGCAACCAGAGTTTTGGTAGAAGACAGACTGGGAGTGGGTTTTGCAGTTAAGTATGATACATATGATGCTATTGAAGGAAGGCATATGAGAGAAGGGTGTCGTGAATAATGGGGATGAACATTCAAAAAAAAGTTGTCCAGGTTGTTGTTCAGAAAACGTTGAATTAGCTAATGAGATAAAAGATGATGGCCAAGAGGTAGATGCGACACAAAGACGACTTGATATGGTGGAGGGAGGGATTGGTGAGACTGGGAGGGTTGTAAAGGACTTGGAAGATATAAGAATATCTGAAGACAGCGAAGCTGAGACTGAATCCTCTAAAACCAAATGGGATGATGAAATACAGGAAAACAAGAAGGCACGGGAGTTGGCAGTAGAATCTGGAGCAGTTCAGTATAATGAGGAAGATGATATTGTGACTATACTCAAAGCACAAAATGAGGCAATTACGCAGAAGAAAAGGCAAGCTAAACAGAAGGAAAAGGCAAGAAGAAGTCGGCCGAAAAATCGCAAAAAAGTGTGTACAGTtggtttaaaatgatttttagttCTTGGAATGTTAGGGGTTTGGGGGGAGTTGGAAAATTGAGTATGGTAAAGAGTTTTAGGAGAAAATTTCAGTTGAATATGTTAGGTTTAATAGAGACAAAGAAAGAGGTAGTAACCAAATATGATGTAGTGCAACTATGGGAAAATAATGTGGTAGGATGCGAGTACGTAGGGTCGGAAGGTGCTTTTGGTGCTTTTTAGAGGAGCAACTGTTATGAAGGGGAGATGGTTGTGTGTGGATGGCGTGgcgctaaaaaataattttaagtgtGCTTTATGTTTAGTGTATGGTGTGCACCAAAGGGAAGAGAAGCTTGTCGTGTGGGAAGAGCTGAGCTTTTTATCTTGGCTTTGTCAAGTACCTTTTTGTTATTTGGGGGACTTTAACGAGGTTGTTCAAGTGGAAGAGAGGAAATGAGCTACCACTTTCACAGTGACTGTAGCTGAGTTTAAATCTTGGATTCAGGATATGGAGCTTTTGGACTTTGCACTTGCTGATCGTATGTTCACATGGTTTAGGGGTCAGTCGTGTAGCCGCATTGATAGAGTTCTGGTTAGTTTAGAGTGGTTGGAAGTGTTTCTTGAAACAAGGCTTAGACGATGTCCGAGAGGTTTATCAGACCACTATCCATTGAGTGGATATTACAAGAttgggaggggggggggggggcgagACCTTTTCGGAGTCTGGATGCTTGGTTTACTCATGAGGGTTTCTTGATGATGGTGAAGGAGGAGTGGAGGAATTTAGGCGACGTACAATTCATTGACAAACTGAAGGCTTTGACGGTCCCGTTGGGTAAATAGCATAAGGAGAATTTTAGGGATATgaatatgaaaatgatgaagtTTGAAAAAGAGTTAAAGAAAGTAGATGATATAGTTAGCAATGGGGTTGTTGATGGAACTGTGGACGCAAGAAGGAGGGCGCTGGTGAGCTCTTGTAAGAAATGGTATATCAGAAAAGAGTTACATTGGAAGAAGATGTCGCGATCTAGGCATGTCAAGGAGATGGATAAGAACACCCGCTATTTTCACAATCTTGCCTCGGCTCAAAGGAGAAACAATCGGATTGAGTCCTTACTGATTCTTGGGAGGATAGTGAGAAATCAAGCAAGGATTAAGGTTGCTATCAGAGACTTTTATAAGAATTTATATCATCAGGAGACCTCGCCAGTGATAGGATTCTGTGATGGGCTGGTTAATCGGATAACTGAGGAGGAGGAAGCAGAGTTGGAATGGATGCCGTCTAATGAGGAAATTAAGGATACAATTTGGGATTGTGAGTCAACTAAGTCACCAGAAAGTGATGGGTATAATATGAATTTCATTAAGAAGTGTTATTGGTGGGGAGTTCACTGCAGCTGTGATGGGATTCTTTCAGTCAGCTGTTTTACCTAGGGATGCAAATGTTACTTGGGTGgctttggcgccaaagtttgtCGTAGCTAAAGAAATCAAGGACCTTAGGCCAATGAGTATGGTGGGTTGTGTTTATAAGGTTATATCAAAGATCCTAGTTCGGAGGATGCGGAAGATAATGCCAGGGTTGGTAGGAGAAACACAGAGTGTTTTTGTGCAGGGTAGGAAGATACATAATGGGACTTTGATTGTATGTGAAAATGTGCAGTGGCTGAAGTTGAGGAAAAAGAGCTCGAAAATTATTAAACTAGACTTCCAAAAGGCTTATGATCGAGTCAAGTGGAGTTTTATGGATATTGTTTTGCAGAAGATGGGGTTTGGTCGTAGATGGAGGGAGTGGATAAAGAAGTATGTGTGTTCTGCGTCTATGTCGGTCCTAATAAATGGCTTCTCTCTAAGCCCTTCAAAATGGAAAGGGGTCTACGACAGGAGATCCTCTTTCTCCCTTTCTATTTGTGCTTGTTGTGGATGTTCTACATAGGATGATCAGAGAGGCAGTGGGGAATAGACGCATTACTCTGTTGTTGGTTAGAAGGGATAACATTGAGTTGTCACATTTACAGTTTGCGGATGATTTTTTGTCCTTCTGAAGAATAGACGATCAGAAACTATAAGAGGTTACTGTGCTGCTTTGAGATGATGTCAGAGTTGAGTATTAATTTTGACAAGTCCAACTTGATCCCAGTTAATTGTGAGCAGAGTTTGGCACGACAGATGTGTCGACTGTTGGAGTATAAAGAGGCGTATTTACTTATCAAATATCTTGGCATTTCTCGGGGGGCGAATCTGAGGCTGGTCAAGACATGAAAACCAGTGATTGACAAGGTAGAAGAAAAGCTAAGTCTGTGAAAAGCAAAGTCTCTGAATAATACGGGTAAGCTGGTTCTcattaaatatcttcttaatAGCCTACCTATTTACTATAAAATGCCGAAGGCAGTAGGAGAAAAAATAATATCCTTACACAGATGCTTTTTGTGGAGTAAGGAGGACAGGAGGGACGGGATGCCTCTAGTGAAATGGGAAGTTGTACAGGCTCAAAAAGGAAGGAGGTTTGGGAGTTGGTGATGCGGTAATTCGGAATACAGCGCTCCTGATCAACTGGTGGTGGAGATTTTCGAAAGAGGATTGTCCACTTTGGAAATTGTATGTTCctgtaataacatgaatcattctgagATGATTTGTTATTAGACTGTACCTACAAGAGGGGGTTATTGGAAGAAAATTTGTCAACTACAAATCAGGGAGGCACAAGTAAGAGAGAAGATGATAAGAGGCTTAGCCATAGAACTAGGGATGGCAGGATAATCTGCTTATGGGAGGATAGCTGGTTACCTTGTGGTGCTCTAAAAATTACTTTTCCAAGATTTTTCTCGGTCTCAAATCTTCAAGGATCTATCATAGGGGATTGTGGATTCTAGAATGAGCTAGAGTGGATTTGAAATTTTCAGTGGCGATAAGAGTTATTCCAATGGGAGCTGGAACTAGTAAACCAACTTCATGCAGTTCTACAATCAGTGAAACTGACAACTGAGAGAGAGAGGACAGAGTGGTctggaaatttgataaaaaaaaaggtgTTTATTCTACTAACTACTTTATGCAGGTATTGCAGGCATAGTACTTCCGGCGGATATCGCAAGCTATAGCTTCACTAGTACTATTTGGAGAGGATTCGTCCCGCCAAAGGTTGAGTTGTTTACTTGGTTTGCATTGGTTGGTAGGGTGAATACAAGGGAAA
Coding sequences:
- the LOC112732584 gene encoding probable WRKY transcription factor 29 gives rise to the protein MDELACFMDWDLESIVRGCPSTATTIMEHDPNPNFLFHQQDYDLLFSTSSFPEFSETTRVLDELDELYKPFYPVFHTLSPHIQNNINEDDNNNHHPLPLPIIPKEPEDAIKQNLQQVSTVSKPKKSKKNMNKRVVKEVTAADIGVCDAWAWRKYGQKPIKGSPYPRSYYRCSSSKGCVARKQVERNHLDPTIFLVTYTAEHNHPYPTRRNSLAGISRKNNSLTTTTTTTTTCSSSSNSSSMEEHKGFKKQHGLLCEAAEFGDVWFPDTTDIDHEFMRLNNKQELEFHADDFIAGNY